DNA from Roseimicrobium sp. ORNL1:
TCGCCGAACGCATCCGTGCGCTGGGCAGCTATGCCGAAGGCGGATTGGCACGCCTTTCCAAACTTTCCGACGTGGCTCCGCTGCCCGGAGGACGCCTTCCTGCGAAGGATTTCGTGGCGCACCTGATTGAGGGTCATGAAAAGGCCTCCGCCTCGTGCAAGGCCCTGGAAGGTGCTGCTCAAGATGCCGATGATCTGGAAACCCAGGACCTCGCCATCAAGCGCCGCCAGACCCACCAGAAGACGCTCTGGATGCTGAACAGCTTCCTGAAGTAATACTTCGCGCGCTCAGCAACAATAGAACCATTTTGAGAAGCCGTTCCGGTCCCGTGCCGGAACGGTTTCTTTTTTGCCCTGCGAATCGCGGCCAAAAGGGCAGCAAGATAGTACATGCCCCACGGCACTTTTTCGATTCAGAAGGGGGAAGCGATCCCGTATAATAGCGGTCTGAAAAGACAAATCCGTCTTCCCGGTGGCTTCGCCGGGTCAGTTCAGTCCACCCACTCCGCTCCGCTCCCCATGTTCAAGTTCTCCGGCAAGGGATCCATCACCACCTGCGATGGTGTATCACGTCGTGATTTCCTCCAGGCGGG
Protein-coding regions in this window:
- a CDS encoding DNA starvation/stationary phase protection protein, whose amino-acid sequence is MATKTISQGVAADPVVTALNKLLADSYSLMADTHLAHWNVEGADFFQLHTAFQSQYEELFEAVDEIAERIRALGSYAEGGLARLSKLSDVAPLPGGRLPAKDFVAHLIEGHEKASASCKALEGAAQDADDLETQDLAIKRRQTHQKTLWMLNSFLK